One genomic window of Desulfotomaculum sp. includes the following:
- a CDS encoding RNA polymerase subunit sigma-70, translating into MQIEIRGVEKLSFRERQVVVLKEMGHSSEQIAQKLRLSASTVATLFNRARNKGYEVVIVISGGLGIFGVDEEEERES; encoded by the coding sequence TTGCAAATAGAAATTCGAGGCGTTGAGAAACTGAGTTTTCGCGAGCGCCAGGTGGTTGTATTGAAAGAAATGGGGCATTCTAGCGAGCAGATTGCCCAAAAGCTTCGCCTGAGCGCCAGTACGGTGGCAACATTGTTTAACCGTGCCCGCAATAAAGGATATGAGGTAGTTATAGTAATCAGCGGGGGCCTGGGGATTTTTGGCGTAGACGAAGAGGAGGAAAGGGAATCTTGA
- a CDS encoding RNA-binding protein S1 — MPAKIGSVIEGVVKGITNFGAFIQLPDGETGLVHISEVARIYVRDINDFLKENDRVAVKVISIDPRGKIGLSIKQVEIIKGENSFQRGRLAASFEEKLNKFLKESDEKQTHLRRSTEAKRGGRGSARREE, encoded by the coding sequence ATGCCGGCTAAAATAGGGAGTGTTATAGAAGGGGTTGTCAAGGGGATCACTAATTTTGGCGCTTTTATTCAACTCCCGGATGGCGAAACGGGTTTAGTTCATATATCGGAAGTTGCCAGAATTTATGTAAGGGACATTAATGACTTTTTAAAAGAAAATGATCGTGTGGCAGTTAAAGTAATCTCGATTGATCCCCGCGGTAAGATAGGCTTGTCCATCAAGCAGGTTGAAATTATAAAAGGGGAAAATAGTTTTCAAAGGGGCAGGCTGGCTGCTTCTTTTGAAGAAAAATTAAATAAGTTTCTTAAAGAAAGTGATGAAAAGCAGACTCACCTCAGGCGCAGCACAGAAGCTAAGCGTGGCGGCCGGGGTTCGGCAAGGCGTGAAGAGTAG
- a CDS encoding stage II sporulation protein SpoIID, giving the protein MLIVSFILCLLVTACARQVSRKPVPGAPNKEPTISIYVSETGQKKQIKLEDYVAGVVAAEMEPAWPVNSLAAQAILARTFTMENIQSGRVRQLHGTDVSTDVQESQAYNSSRINNRVRQAVKLTRGKVVTYNGQYIKAWFNACDGGITASAAEGLGYTKTPTPYVKAGVKDNCLSITKPENRLWEKRIPIEQVRRAVKKVTGKDAGAIESARVVKRGPSGRVEQLQLGNVTVSAPALRLAIGSELMRSTLLTGAAVKEGSLVLSGRGFGHGVGMCQWGAKKLAEKGSSPEDIISFYYKNIQISKLWE; this is encoded by the coding sequence ATGCTGATCGTTAGTTTTATACTCTGCCTTCTGGTGACGGCGTGCGCCCGCCAGGTTTCCCGCAAGCCGGTTCCTGGCGCCCCGAATAAAGAACCAACTATCTCGATTTACGTGAGCGAGACCGGACAAAAGAAGCAGATTAAGCTTGAGGACTACGTAGCCGGCGTGGTGGCGGCGGAAATGGAACCCGCCTGGCCGGTAAATTCTCTTGCGGCCCAGGCAATCCTGGCTAGAACCTTTACGATGGAAAACATCCAAAGCGGCCGGGTGCGTCAACTGCACGGTACCGATGTATCCACTGATGTACAGGAATCTCAGGCCTATAATTCTTCAAGAATAAACAATCGCGTGCGCCAGGCTGTGAAACTTACCCGCGGTAAAGTGGTCACTTATAATGGTCAGTACATTAAAGCCTGGTTTAATGCCTGCGATGGAGGGATTACAGCCTCCGCGGCCGAGGGGCTCGGTTATACTAAAACGCCAACTCCCTACGTAAAAGCGGGAGTAAAAGATAACTGCCTGTCCATCACAAAACCTGAGAATCGCCTGTGGGAAAAGCGGATACCGATCGAACAGGTTCGCCGGGCGGTTAAAAAAGTAACCGGAAAGGATGCCGGGGCTATTGAATCCGCAAGAGTCGTAAAACGAGGCCCTTCCGGAAGAGTTGAGCAGCTGCAACTCGGAAACGTTACGGTAAGCGCGCCTGCTCTGCGGCTTGCCATAGGCAGCGAGCTGATGCGTTCCACTTTACTTACCGGCGCGGCGGTTAAAGAAGGTTCGTTGGTGCTTAGTGGAAGAGGGTTCGGACATGGGGTAGGGATGTGTCAATGGGGAGCTAAAAAGCTGGCTGAGAAAGGTTCATCACCGGAAGATATTATAAGTTTCTATTATAAGAATATACAGATTAGCAAACTCTGGGAATAA
- a CDS encoding septum formation initiator yields the protein MLILSIRRQKRERNSSLRILSGYKKNFRFSVSKISSIILIILLIYLVVSITLQFKKLYAMQNEMKEVQQKVVELQGKNLQMREQLKLVQSDQYIEQMAREKLGLVKSGESRIITTQPDKKQ from the coding sequence ATCTTGATCTTGTCAATCCGCCGGCAGAAAAGAGAAAGAAACAGCTCACTTAGAATCCTTTCCGGATATAAGAAAAACTTCCGTTTTTCTGTTAGCAAAATCTCGTCTATTATACTTATTATACTGCTGATTTACCTGGTTGTTTCCATTACACTGCAGTTTAAAAAGCTCTATGCGATGCAGAACGAAATGAAGGAAGTTCAACAAAAGGTGGTCGAGCTGCAGGGAAAAAATCTTCAAATGCGCGAGCAGTTAAAACTTGTTCAGTCAGATCAATATATTGAACAAATGGCAAGAGAGAAATTAGGGTTGGTTAAGTCCGGCGAATCCCGGATTATAACCACTCAACCAGATAAAAAACAATAA
- the yabP gene encoding sporulation protein YabP yields MEEQAGNKVILTDRKDLALAGVKHVEKFNDDEIMLDTNMGILSLKGEGLRITQLDLEKGTLIAQGFFALIQFKEKSKAIRRTREKNKIFGRLRK; encoded by the coding sequence ATGGAGGAACAGGCCGGAAATAAAGTGATCCTCACCGACCGGAAGGATCTGGCGCTTGCCGGTGTTAAACATGTAGAAAAATTCAACGATGATGAGATTATGCTGGACACCAATATGGGTATTTTATCTCTCAAAGGAGAAGGTTTAAGAATAACTCAACTCGATCTTGAAAAAGGCACGCTTATCGCACAGGGATTTTTTGCACTAATCCAGTTCAAGGAGAAATCCAAAGCTATCCGGAGGACCCGGGAAAAGAATAAGATATTCGGCCGTTTGCGCAAGTGA